In Pseudoliparis swirei isolate HS2019 ecotype Mariana Trench chromosome 2, NWPU_hadal_v1, whole genome shotgun sequence, the following are encoded in one genomic region:
- the LOC130202260 gene encoding olfactory receptor 6N2-like yields MDEVNGTYITLDGYVEVSKYRYLYFVVIFTLYILIICSNCTIVYLIWRHKNLHEPMYIFIAALLVNSIIYSTAMYPKLLLDVLSDKQIMPYSACLFQFYVFYTIGSSEFLLLSAMAYDRYVSICKPLQYSTIMRKTTVSMCLFFAWLVPAIQIAVPTIISSQIKLCDFTLKGIFCNNKIYELQCARSRVINIFGIFCLVDLVALPILFIIFTYTKILIITLNSCKEVRKKAAETCLPHLLVLICFSCLLTYDVSAARVESNYSKTARLIMMLQIVLYHPLFNPLVYGLKMKEISKHLKKLFYSA; encoded by the coding sequence ATGGATGAGGTAAATGGAACATATATTACTCTTGATGGGTATGTAGAAGTTAGCAAATACAGATATCTTTATtttgttgttatattcacattatATATTCTAATTATATGCAGTAATTGTACTATTGTGTACCTTATCTGGAGACACAAAAACCTCCATGAGCCTATGTACATTTTTATTGCAGCTTTGTTAGTGAACTCTATTATTTACAGCACTGCTATGTATCCAAAGCTTCTGTTGGACGTTTTATCTGACAAACAGATCATGCCTTATTCAGCCTGTCTCTTCCAATTTTATGTATTTTACACTATAGGCAGTTCAGAATTCTTACTGCTGTCGGCCATGGCCTATGACAGATATGTGTCCATATGTAAACCTCTACAATACTCAACTATCATGAGAAAAACCACTGTGAGTATGTGCCTGTTTTTTGCTTGGCTTGTGCCTGCCATTCAGATTGCAGTTCCAACAATAATTAGTTCTCAAATAAAACTGTGTGACTTTACACTAAAAGGAATATTTTGTAACAACAAAATTTACGAACTTCAATGTGCAAGATCAAGGGTAATCAATATATTTGGAATTTTTTGTTTAGTAGATCTGGTAGCTCTTCCTATACTCTTCATCATTTTTACTTACACAAAAATACTTATAATAACCTTGAATAGTTGTAAAGAAGTAAGGAAGAAAGCTGCAGAGACATGTTTACCGCACCTTTTGGTTCTGATCTGTTTTTCTTGTCTGCTTACATATGATGTAAGTGCCGCTCGAGTGGAATCTAATTATTCCAAAACGGCACGCTTAATAATGATGTTGCAAATAGTTTTATATCATCCTTTGTTTAATCCACTCGTATATGGGCTCAAAATGAAAGAAATTTCCAAACACCTCAAAAAGTTGTTCTATTCAGCCTAA